In Saccharomyces eubayanus strain FM1318 chromosome II, whole genome shotgun sequence, the genomic stretch ACAGAACCGATCATAAAGATTTTGACCTTCGCATTGGCCTTCGCATTGGCCTTCGCATTGGCCAAAACTTTTAGCCCTTTTAATCATTGTTTGGATAAACTGAACTACAATCTTGAAGTGCAAATAGTTCACGTAAGAAGCTTCTTTCTAGATTCTGAAATAATTTGGCTATCTTGCTTCCAACCAATCCGAACAGCGGTAAATTCGTCATAACGGCCATACACATCAAACCAACGTGCTTCTTATACGTTTCATTTTAGGAACCCGTCTTGCTCCTAGAACGCTTCTCTTCTATTATTCAATTGGACTATACCGttgaataataaataagatAATAGTAATACAAAAGCAAAGCACCCTTGGGAATCCGTtacgaagaaaaacagTGGTTACATCCTTTATTCAATTTCACAATAAACTGATGAAAAATCTTATTCTTTCCACGACACTACCATTCTTGTGCACGGGAATTTTCCCTATTTGGAATGGAAAACCTAAATTTTTAAAGTAGCCCTCAATATCAACTTCTGCTCCGTTGGTAAACTTCCAAGGCGTACTTCTTGGCAAACCAATTAAAGTCCTAATAGTCCTTTTAGGAAAGAACCCGTGTATTCAGGTAGAATTTTCGAGGGTATCgtcttttgatttttattttcatgTAACTTAAATTTTGGATAAGATTCAAAGGAATGGTTTTCGTCCTCCTTTAAAACAAGTAGCGATTTATTGGCCAATTTCCAAAGAGTCTATTGGAAGGATATCTAGAGAAGGTAAAATCATGTCATCCTTGCTGTCGCTTCTTGCCTTGCGTGTTTCTTCCTATAAGTCGGAGTATCGAACAAATACATTCGCCGGCATCACGACACCCTTCCGGCCACACAATTGACGGTTATCCATCCCAAAAAATGCATCATCTGGCCAACGATTTCACGGTCTTATTTCCATTGAAGGTTTATCCCCTCGGGGTTAAAAAGATGACCCTGTTACTTATTGAGCCAAACAACTGGGGGGCATAAAAAGCTTCTTTTCCGGACAATTTAACAACTACAGATTCTTAAATTTGCTTTCCATATCTTTTCGATCAGAAAAAATGGCCTAGAAAAAGTGTCATCAGCCAAGAAAGCAGGTAAAGATATATCAGGTTATTATttggtattatgatatatgtatatagtaATACGTGTGTAATTCTTTAACGCGTATTGCGCGCGTTAAATAAAAaccttgaaaaattgattgGCAATAACTTCCAACAAGTAAGAACATGTAATAGAAACAAAGCAGGTGCGGTTAGCTTCACTGTCACTGAAGATACTTGAAATCCTCTTCACTGGTACGTAATATATCTACGATTTTCCATTGTGTTTTACCCGATCGTAATGAGTGGCCAGGAAAGCATATCTAATGGTAATTCCGACTCATTTGTTATGTCGTCTTCCAACTTAGGCTCTCAAGAATCTTCAATATCCCCAGGTGACCTGATCAAAGACAGCAATGATCAAGTACCGCCAACTTCACGCTCGTCGAAAAACTCATTTCTCTCCAAGCAAGTACAGGAGCTACTAGAAGGGGCTAATAAATATGATCCGAAATACGGGCTCTCCTTACCTAGAGGGTTTTTAAGAGATAGGAACCGCAAATCCAAGGACACTGGATTGGTGCCTCTTGTTGAAAAGGTTATACCTCCCATGCACAAAAAAACCAGTGTTAGAAGCATgaggaaaaaatcatctGCAACTATGAAGAAGGATGTAAAGAAAGTAGATACtgtaagaaagaaaataagaaataaagtatcaaaaagaaatgatgaGCATCTTGTAATTACAAAACAAGAGGTAAACGCttctcaaagaaagaatctctcaagaaaaaaagtttttattGAGGgcaaggaaaaggaagaaaataaacaaaagaaaatctctTCAACATTTGTGAATTGGAATGGTCCCTATTTACAGTTAAAGTACccattttttgatataaaCTATTTGAGGTCACACAATAGTTATTCCGGAACCCCCATACCATCTGTCACTCTAAAGACTAATTCTCCACAGTCAACAAGTCTACTTTCGGAACATGATATTCGTTCAGCAACAACCGTTAAACTGCAAAGCGTTTTGTTTGCTAATTATATGGAAGAGTACAAGATTGACTTTGACAAGACGGCTGTTATTTATGATCCAATGAGTGAAATCGGTAAGCTTGTTGAATACAGCtgtctaatttttttaccGTCACCATATGCGGAACAATTGAAGGAAACCATTTTGCCTGATTTAAACGCAGCGTTTGATAACTCTGATACCGAGGGTTTTATAAAGACAATTAACTCATACAATGAACTTATTCGCCAAGTACCTAGGTCAAGTATAATCAATCATTTAGCGACAATTGATAAGATTCCTCGTTCATTTATACATGATTTTTTGCATATTGTGTACACAAGAAGTATTCATCCACAGGCGAAAAAGTTAAGACACTACAAGGCGTTTAGTAATTACGTTTATGGTGAACTTCTGCCCAATTTCTTATCTGATGTATACCAACAATGCGGGTTGAGAAAAGGTGATACTTTCATGGATCTAGGTTCGGGGGTAGGAAATTGCGTAGTACAAGCCGCTTTAGAATACGGATGCGAATTAAGCTTTGGTTGTGAGATCATGGAAGATGCGAGCGATTTGACTCTATTACAACATCAAGaactaaagaaaaggtGCAAGTTGTTTGGGATGCATTTAAACAACGTGGagttttcattgaagaGAAGTTTTGTGAATAATGAACGCGTTAGTGAGATAATTCCTCTATGCGATGTTATTCTCGTGAATaactttttatttgatgaagaattgaataaagaagTTGAGAAAATATTACAAGCAGCAAAGGTCGGGTGTAAGATCATAAGtctaaaaaatttaagaaGTTTGGCTTATCAGATCGATTTTTACAACATCGAAAATATCTTCAATAGATTAAAGGTACAAAAGTATGATCTGGAAGAAGATAGTGTTTCATGGACACATAGTGGTGGGGAGTATTATATATCTACCGTGATGGCCGACGTTGATGAAAGTTTGTTTAGCCCTAATGCCAGAGGTAGAAGGAACAAAGGAACCCCAGTGAAGTATAGTCGATGAAATCATCACATCAAGGAATTTTTAACGATGAGTACGAATAATTAAATAAagtaatatatatacacaaaTGTAATTTAATAAAACCAAAAGGAAGGAGAGTGGAAGTAAGAGTAGATAATAATATGAATTAGAGTAGAAAGTAGAGCGCCATTGATCAGGTGCCTAGAAGGAAGAGAACCAGTCTATGTtaagagaagaaattggaaCGGAAATTAATGATATGCAAAAGAAATAGGGAATGGAAGTACCCTGATATTAGGAATGTAATAGGGAAAAGATAGGAGTAGctagtttttcttcaccatGCAAACTATCCAACGTTAGTACGAAGTCATATTCCAAAATATGGGCACCCACTTGTTTGATGAGATTACCTGCAGCCATTGCGGATCCGCCGGTGGCAAGAACATCATCCATGATGACAACATTAGAATCAAAGGGAATGGCTTCCACTTGCATTTCGAACGTTTCCTCATGGTCCAGCTTCGTAAACGTTACTGTAGCACACTCACCTGGTAGTTTCCCGGCTCTTCTTATTGGTACGAATCCAACGCCCAGTGCTAATGCTACGGACGGCCCAAACAAAAGACCTCTAGCTTCTACACCCGCAATAAAATCGATCTTTC encodes the following:
- the DOT1 gene encoding histone methyltransferase DOT1, which translates into the protein MSGQESISNGNSDSFVMSSSNLGSQESSISPGDLIKDSNDQVPPTSRSSKNSFLSKQVQELLEGANKYDPKYGLSLPRGFLRDRNRKSKDTGLVPLVEKVIPPMHKKTSVRSMRKKSSATMKKDVKKVDTVRKKIRNKVSKRNDEHLVITKQEVNASQRKNLSRKKVFIEGKEKEENKQKKISSTFVNWNGPYLQLKYPFFDINYLRSHNSYSGTPIPSVTLKTNSPQSTSLLSEHDIRSATTVKLQSVLFANYMEEYKIDFDKTAVIYDPMSEIGKLVEYSCLIFLPSPYAEQLKETILPDLNAAFDNSDTEGFIKTINSYNELIRQVPRSSIINHLATIDKIPRSFIHDFLHIVYTRSIHPQAKKLRHYKAFSNYVYGELLPNFLSDVYQQCGLRKGDTFMDLGSGVGNCVVQAALEYGCELSFGCEIMEDASDLTLLQHQELKKRCKLFGMHLNNVEFSLKRSFVNNERVSEIIPLCDVILVNNFLFDEELNKEVEKILQAAKVGCKIISLKNLRSLAYQIDFYNIENIFNRLKVQKYDLEEDSVSWTHSGGEYYISTVMADVDESLFSPNARGRRNKGTPVKYSR
- the APT2 gene encoding adenine phosphoribosyltransferase APT2 — encoded protein: MSASEFYAKEIKSAFKQFTDFPIEGEQFEDFLPIIGNPKLFQKLINAFATHLQEKFVTRKIDFIAGVEARGLLFGPSVALALGVGFVPIRRAGKLPGECATVTFTKLDHEETFEMQVEAIPFDSNVVIMDDVLATGGSAMAAGNLIKQVGAHILEYDFVLTLDSLHGEEKLATPIFSLLHS